A DNA window from Thermogemmata fonticola contains the following coding sequences:
- a CDS encoding polysaccharide biosynthesis tyrosine autokinase, with amino-acid sequence MSSTTATAATPSGTGANPSLRLAVQRRGMPAPEAANTWRVLHYLRLHWLMILFCGSLLGGVAAYAAWQLLASKYESYALLQVSSVPAALANQNNPTQARTDFVTYLKTTAALLRSEFVLNAALRDIRDLPTIRNQKDPIKFLDEELIVQWQDGSEVVRIAFKSREPQDARRIVDAVQKAFMAEVIQKDVQEKQLFLRKVEEAQLELRKILERKAERPLAAREGGEGAGAGPNPPAGGPNPPVAGRGDHPLPVPPVLPAGAAGGAPALPVGAVPQGGPAAAGAPPAPNPILIPAAAMLPAEPAGWDRLIRSNPAIVVNKVTALIQEVERLPIEINHAQRRLAILREKMESIKNAPVSDITLQLVEKDPEVMAQVQRTRQALREYEFRRNAAADPEAPKLRELKASYEAHEAALAALRKEKADALERNRRLAEAQKVAAEMEEVIRSIQRLQEQLDTAKALLARTERQLVHLPLGEKVAEGSDGRIYRPELSDLDSTDGIYRRLVQQYYLTRLELDSPPRVRVIQSASTPIQRDMKKQIVGTIFAGLMGFVLVAAGVIAVETLAQRISSLQDVRQAAGLAVVGVIPGKAEAVFARSASERAAAVEAVDKLRAYVSQAYLTRGATVIGLTSALQDDGKAVVAVALAASIAHTGLRTLLVDFDLRRGQLHRFLGVENHNGVSEWLRGETDATAAIRSLSGGLHFLPAGRWTEEVRAAATGERLSQLLAAWKGSFDCVIVHNHALLAAAEALEVGRRCDVLLVCCQYRETTVPLLKRVAERILQLEAPSSGIVYVGASPAESLC; translated from the coding sequence ATGAGCAGCACGACAGCGACAGCAGCGACACCTTCCGGGACGGGAGCCAATCCCTCCCTGCGGCTGGCAGTACAGCGGCGGGGGATGCCGGCCCCGGAGGCGGCCAACACCTGGCGGGTCCTGCACTACCTGCGCCTGCACTGGCTGATGATTCTGTTCTGCGGTTCGCTGCTGGGAGGTGTGGCGGCTTATGCCGCGTGGCAGTTGCTGGCGAGCAAGTACGAGTCGTACGCCTTGTTGCAGGTGTCGTCCGTGCCGGCGGCTTTGGCCAACCAGAACAATCCCACGCAGGCACGCACGGACTTTGTGACCTACCTGAAGACCACGGCGGCCTTGCTCCGCTCGGAGTTCGTCCTCAACGCCGCTCTGCGCGACATCCGCGACCTGCCCACCATCCGGAACCAGAAGGACCCGATCAAGTTCCTGGACGAGGAGCTGATCGTGCAGTGGCAGGATGGGTCCGAAGTGGTGCGGATTGCTTTCAAGAGCCGGGAACCGCAGGATGCGCGGCGGATTGTCGATGCGGTGCAGAAGGCCTTCATGGCGGAGGTGATCCAGAAGGACGTGCAGGAGAAGCAGCTCTTCCTGCGCAAGGTGGAAGAGGCGCAGTTGGAGCTGCGGAAGATCCTGGAGCGGAAGGCGGAGCGTCCGTTGGCAGCGCGGGAGGGCGGCGAGGGTGCCGGAGCCGGCCCCAATCCGCCCGCGGGCGGTCCGAACCCGCCCGTGGCTGGACGCGGCGATCATCCCTTGCCCGTTCCGCCGGTGCTACCGGCTGGGGCAGCGGGGGGAGCGCCGGCCCTGCCTGTCGGAGCCGTTCCCCAAGGTGGACCTGCCGCAGCGGGAGCACCGCCCGCTCCCAACCCGATCCTGATCCCCGCAGCGGCGATGCTGCCGGCGGAACCAGCCGGGTGGGACCGCCTCATCCGCAGCAATCCGGCGATTGTGGTCAACAAAGTCACGGCGTTGATCCAGGAGGTGGAACGCCTGCCGATTGAGATCAATCATGCCCAGCGCCGCCTGGCGATCCTGCGGGAGAAGATGGAGTCGATCAAAAACGCTCCGGTCTCGGACATCACTTTGCAACTGGTCGAGAAGGACCCGGAGGTGATGGCGCAGGTGCAGCGGACCCGTCAGGCGCTGCGGGAGTACGAGTTCCGCCGCAATGCTGCCGCTGATCCGGAGGCGCCGAAGCTGCGGGAGCTGAAGGCCAGCTACGAGGCGCACGAAGCCGCTCTGGCCGCCTTGCGCAAGGAGAAGGCGGATGCCCTGGAACGGAATCGCCGCCTGGCCGAAGCCCAGAAGGTCGCCGCGGAGATGGAGGAGGTGATCCGCAGCATCCAGCGCCTGCAAGAGCAGCTCGACACGGCCAAGGCCCTGCTCGCCCGAACCGAGCGGCAACTGGTCCATCTGCCGCTGGGGGAGAAAGTCGCCGAGGGGAGCGATGGCCGCATCTACCGCCCGGAGCTGAGCGATCTGGATAGCACCGATGGCATCTACCGCCGCCTGGTGCAGCAGTATTATCTGACCCGGCTGGAGCTGGACTCGCCGCCGCGGGTGCGTGTGATCCAGTCGGCATCCACGCCGATCCAGCGGGACATGAAGAAGCAGATCGTCGGCACCATCTTCGCCGGCCTGATGGGTTTTGTGCTGGTGGCGGCGGGCGTCATCGCGGTGGAGACGCTGGCCCAGCGGATCAGCTCGCTGCAAGATGTGCGGCAGGCGGCCGGTCTTGCGGTGGTGGGGGTGATCCCCGGCAAGGCGGAGGCGGTCTTTGCGCGTTCGGCGTCGGAGCGAGCGGCGGCGGTCGAGGCGGTGGACAAGCTGCGGGCTTATGTCTCGCAAGCCTACCTGACGCGGGGAGCAACCGTCATCGGCCTGACGAGTGCCCTCCAGGACGACGGCAAGGCGGTGGTGGCCGTGGCTTTGGCAGCGAGCATTGCTCACACGGGGCTGCGCACTCTGCTGGTGGATTTCGATCTGCGTCGGGGGCAGCTTCACCGGTTCCTGGGAGTGGAGAACCACAACGGTGTGAGCGAATGGCTGCGGGGCGAGACCGACGCCACAGCGGCGATCCGCTCGCTGTCCGGCGGGTTGCACTTCCTGCCCGCGGGACGCTGGACGGAGGAGGTCCGGGCGGCGGCTACGGGCGAGCGTCTGTCCCAGCTCCTCGCCGCTTGGAAGGGAAGCTTCGACTGCGTCATTGTGCACAATCACGCACTGCTGGCTGCGGCGGAGGCCCTGGAGGTCGGGCGCCGCTGCGACGTGCTGCTGGTCTGCTGCCAGTACCGAGAGACCACCGTCCCGTTGCTCAAGCGGGTGGCGGAACGCATCCTCCAGTTGGAGGCCCCTTCCAGCGGGATTGTGTATGTGGGAGCCAGCCCAGCGGAGAGCCTCTGTTAA
- a CDS encoding exosortase/archaeosortase family protein — MAESQPAQSRAAESVGQRWVPLVGLLALVVWGHAPLLAILAERWWHDPQYSHGPLVPLFSLYLLWRQREEAEAWWGPPRWGAALGLLVAVLLLRAVAGRLLFHQLDAVALQLSLAAVVLGCGGWCLLRRSAAAIGFLIFMVPLPYELERNVGEPLKVAATVGSTFLLQTLGQPALRDGHIILMGEVRLGVVDACSGLKMLVTFAAFSVGAVLLLRRSRFEKLMVLLGIIPIAIVSNIVRITATGLSHVYVRDPRLLDFLHDFHGWLMMPIGLGLLALELWVLRNLVVEETAEYLREPLLPTGLRPLASGGTAGKHGSETSGE; from the coding sequence ATGGCGGAGAGTCAGCCAGCACAGAGCAGAGCAGCGGAGAGCGTGGGGCAGCGGTGGGTGCCCCTGGTGGGGCTGTTGGCCCTGGTGGTGTGGGGGCATGCGCCGTTGCTGGCGATTTTGGCGGAGCGGTGGTGGCACGATCCGCAGTATTCGCACGGTCCGCTGGTGCCGTTGTTTTCGCTGTATCTGCTGTGGCGGCAGCGGGAGGAAGCGGAGGCGTGGTGGGGTCCGCCGCGTTGGGGTGCGGCGTTGGGTCTGTTGGTGGCGGTGCTGCTGCTGCGGGCGGTGGCGGGGCGGCTGCTGTTCCATCAGCTCGACGCGGTGGCGTTGCAATTGTCGTTGGCGGCGGTGGTGCTGGGCTGCGGGGGCTGGTGTTTGCTGCGGCGGAGTGCGGCGGCGATCGGCTTTTTGATTTTCATGGTGCCGTTGCCTTACGAACTCGAGCGGAACGTGGGGGAGCCGTTGAAGGTGGCGGCGACGGTGGGGAGCACCTTTTTGCTGCAAACGCTGGGTCAACCGGCCCTGCGCGATGGGCACATCATCCTCATGGGCGAGGTGCGGCTGGGGGTGGTCGATGCGTGCAGCGGGCTGAAGATGCTCGTGACGTTTGCGGCGTTTTCGGTGGGGGCGGTGCTTTTGCTGCGGCGCAGCCGATTCGAGAAGCTAATGGTGTTGCTGGGGATCATTCCGATCGCGATTGTGTCGAACATTGTGCGGATCACGGCGACGGGGCTGAGCCACGTGTATGTGCGCGATCCCCGCCTGCTCGATTTTCTTCACGATTTCCACGGCTGGCTGATGATGCCGATTGGGCTGGGCTTGCTGGCCCTGGAGCTGTGGGTCCTGCGGAACCTGGTGGTCGAGGAGACGGCCGAGTATCTGCGCGAACCCTTGTTGCCGACGGGTCTTCGGCCCCTGGCCAGCGGTGGAACGGCGGGCAAGCACGGCTCGGAGACAAGCGGGGAGTGA
- a CDS encoding TM2 domain-containing protein: MSSDESYKAFVSKKVAAGVCGIFLGAYGIHKFILGLTRPGLIMLLVSLLTCVCGPGAWVMAIIGLIEGIIYLSKSDEEFYQLYYIEKKEWF, from the coding sequence ATGTCCTCCGACGAATCTTACAAGGCTTTTGTTAGCAAAAAGGTTGCTGCAGGTGTTTGCGGCATCTTTCTGGGAGCATACGGTATTCACAAGTTTATCCTCGGTTTGACAAGACCGGGGCTTATCATGCTTCTGGTCAGCTTGCTTACGTGTGTGTGTGGACCTGGTGCATGGGTGATGGCAATCATCGGACTGATAGAAGGAATCATCTACCTATCCAAAAGCGACGAAGAATTTTATCAACTCTACTACATCGAGAAGAAAGAATGGTTCTGA
- a CDS encoding MATE family efflux transporter yields MKVQDGADRGRAGARELGALALPLVLSQSFATLQVTVDRVLLSRHDPREVAAAFPAMMIFWLALGLGQGTVGYVTTFVAQYWGAGRPERVGIAVGQGLSLALLGGLVFPLLEPVLEAAAWWGAAEEDVWELERVYLRYLSYAALPMLVVAAVSGYFSGLGRTWVVLGMDLAGTVVNAVLGWVLIFGRWGFAEMGIAGAGVSTVVGAWVSAGVGLAWMLRKAERQRFGTGRCWQVEGDLFRRLLRYGVPAGVQMFLEALAFTLFTLLVGRLGVAAMTATSIAVTLNMLAFLPMLGLGQAVGIVVGQRLGANQPQEAEAVVWLGLRWMLAYMGLIATLYVTCPQLLVAAFTPPEPAEAARFAEAAQLVPGLLLGVALYSLADAGNVTFASALRGAGDTRFVAGVTFGLAWPVMVLPTASIVLQSQQWQQKGLGEPLYAAWASATLYIILMALCLWARFAAGLWKQMRVIEPGPEAPRR; encoded by the coding sequence ATGAAGGTGCAGGATGGGGCGGATCGGGGCCGGGCGGGGGCGCGGGAGTTGGGGGCGTTGGCCTTGCCGCTGGTCCTGAGCCAGAGTTTTGCCACCCTTCAGGTGACGGTGGATCGAGTGCTCCTGTCGCGGCATGATCCGCGGGAGGTGGCGGCGGCGTTCCCGGCGATGATGATCTTTTGGCTAGCCTTGGGTTTGGGCCAGGGAACGGTGGGGTATGTGACCACCTTTGTGGCCCAGTATTGGGGTGCGGGGCGGCCGGAGCGGGTTGGTATCGCGGTCGGGCAGGGGTTGTCTCTGGCGCTGCTTGGGGGTCTGGTGTTTCCGCTGCTGGAGCCGGTGTTGGAGGCCGCGGCCTGGTGGGGGGCGGCCGAGGAGGACGTGTGGGAGCTGGAGCGGGTGTACTTGCGGTATTTGAGCTATGCGGCGCTGCCGATGCTCGTGGTGGCGGCGGTGAGCGGCTATTTTTCCGGCTTGGGACGGACCTGGGTGGTGCTGGGAATGGACCTGGCGGGGACAGTGGTGAACGCCGTGTTGGGGTGGGTGCTGATCTTCGGCCGCTGGGGTTTTGCGGAGATGGGGATCGCCGGGGCGGGCGTGTCCACGGTGGTCGGGGCGTGGGTGTCGGCGGGGGTGGGGCTGGCCTGGATGCTGCGCAAGGCGGAGCGGCAGCGCTTCGGAACGGGACGCTGCTGGCAGGTCGAGGGGGACTTGTTCCGGCGCCTGCTGCGCTACGGCGTTCCCGCCGGCGTGCAGATGTTTCTGGAGGCCCTGGCCTTCACCCTCTTCACCCTGCTGGTGGGTCGGCTCGGCGTGGCCGCCATGACCGCCACCAGCATCGCCGTCACCCTGAACATGCTCGCCTTTCTCCCCATGCTCGGACTGGGCCAAGCCGTCGGCATCGTCGTGGGCCAACGCCTGGGGGCCAACCAACCCCAGGAGGCGGAAGCAGTCGTCTGGCTCGGCCTGCGCTGGATGCTGGCCTACATGGGGCTGATCGCCACCCTCTACGTCACCTGCCCCCAGCTCCTGGTGGCGGCCTTTACGCCCCCGGAGCCAGCCGAGGCGGCACGCTTCGCGGAAGCGGCCCAACTGGTGCCCGGACTCCTCCTCGGCGTCGCCCTCTACTCCCTGGCTGACGCGGGCAACGTCACCTTCGCCTCGGCCTTGCGCGGCGCGGGGGATACCCGCTTCGTCGCCGGGGTGACCTTCGGCTTGGCCTGGCCGGTCATGGTGCTGCCCACCGCCTCCATCGTCCTCCAGAGCCAACAGTGGCAACAGAAAGGACTGGGGGAACCCCTCTACGCCGCCTGGGCCAGCGCCACCCTCTACATCATCCTGATGGCCCTCTGCCTCTGGGCACGCTTCGCCGCCGGACTGTGGAAACAAATGCGGGTCATCGAACCGGGACCAGAAGCGCCGCGACGGTGA
- a CDS encoding DUF4328 domain-containing protein → MSRRYEYRSAQGLSTLLLLFLVLYVVGNAVSVWFTWDEIVLLQQIIDGVPPPKEELVANDERLFQLGIATLLEHVVTAIVFLSWAYRVHANAHALGAEGMQYTPGWAVGWYFVPIANLFRPFQVMRETFRASHPDYGPRNWRQAPVPSLVAFWWALWIVGNVAGQIVIRMSLGQKEPTPRQMQIADSLHILCDLLCVALGFVAIGMVATLQRWQEEKHQRQMEAEAEGGPVYAAELAEEGEGAAAGAELAAEEEGRTPDDPAMRWILPVGRSGWAIAAGYLGLFSLWILPGPLALWAGIMAVRDLRRHPEKRGMGRAIFGIIMGGLATLYLSVGIVVLVTDLIMKN, encoded by the coding sequence ATGAGCCGCAGGTACGAGTATCGCTCAGCACAGGGTCTGAGCACTTTGTTGCTGCTGTTTCTGGTTTTGTACGTGGTCGGCAATGCGGTGAGCGTCTGGTTCACGTGGGACGAGATCGTCCTGCTCCAGCAGATCATCGACGGGGTGCCGCCGCCGAAGGAGGAGCTGGTAGCGAACGATGAGCGGCTCTTCCAGTTGGGGATTGCGACGCTGCTGGAGCATGTGGTCACGGCCATTGTGTTTCTCAGTTGGGCGTATCGGGTCCATGCGAATGCTCATGCTCTGGGTGCGGAAGGGATGCAGTACACACCGGGTTGGGCGGTGGGGTGGTATTTTGTGCCGATAGCCAATCTGTTCCGGCCGTTTCAGGTGATGCGGGAGACGTTCCGGGCCTCGCATCCGGACTATGGGCCGCGGAATTGGCGGCAAGCACCGGTGCCGTCGCTGGTGGCCTTCTGGTGGGCCTTGTGGATTGTCGGCAACGTGGCGGGGCAGATTGTCATCCGTATGTCACTTGGTCAGAAGGAACCCACACCGCGGCAGATGCAGATTGCGGACAGCCTGCACATCCTCTGCGATTTGCTCTGTGTTGCTCTGGGGTTTGTGGCGATCGGCATGGTGGCCACGTTGCAGCGGTGGCAGGAGGAGAAGCATCAGCGGCAGATGGAGGCGGAGGCGGAGGGGGGGCCGGTTTATGCGGCGGAGCTGGCGGAGGAAGGCGAAGGGGCAGCAGCGGGCGCGGAACTGGCCGCGGAGGAGGAAGGGCGGACGCCGGACGATCCTGCTATGCGCTGGATATTGCCGGTGGGGCGGTCCGGGTGGGCGATTGCGGCGGGGTATCTGGGCTTGTTTTCGCTGTGGATTCTGCCCGGTCCGCTGGCACTCTGGGCGGGGATCATGGCGGTGCGGGACCTGCGGCGGCATCCGGAGAAGCGCGGCATGGGGCGGGCGATCTTCGGCATCATCATGGGCGGGCTGGCGACCCTCTATCTCTCCGTGGGGATAGTCGTTCTGGTGACAGACCTCATCATGAAGAACTGA
- a CDS encoding amidohydrolase, protein MRQSAGVLGVVLAWGVLGGGLPLAGWEGGAAARAKGAAEEEAMTAVGQSMEAEVVYRGGRMWTGEAAQPEASALAVWRGRIIWLGAEAEAKRWIGPSTEVVELEGRRVVPGFIDAHVHFLGGGLQLARVDLREARDEAEFGRRLQEFDRKTPRDRWLLGGNWDHERTFGGRLPTAELLDKYVKDRPVFLRRYDGHMGVANRAALRAAGITKATAEVEGGVIDRDAQGEPTGILRDNAMALVERVIPEPTDEEIAEAVRAALAHAAAVGVTGVDDMDGSAPQTRRRLLRVLQNLEREGRLTCRIHLRWPLGRYRELAELGLAGWFGSPWLRIGGVKGFVDGSLGSSTARMWEPYENQGGNRGVYVTPVETLRAWIRGADAAGLPVCVHAIGDEANSVLLDIYEQIQRAQPSRERRFRIEHAQHLREADYGRFRQLGVIASMQPYHAIDDGRWAESRIGARRCARSYAFRSLLEAGAILAFGSDWPVVPLSPLLGIDAAVNRRTLDGKHPQGWHPQQRIGVRDAVRAYTWGSAYATGTEQERGTLAVGKWADFVVLDRDIFDPQQQDRIAHTQVLRTVVAGKTVYVKR, encoded by the coding sequence ATGCGGCAGAGTGCTGGGGTGCTGGGGGTGGTGCTCGCGTGGGGGGTGCTGGGGGGAGGTCTGCCGCTAGCCGGATGGGAAGGCGGAGCGGCGGCGAGGGCGAAGGGAGCAGCGGAGGAAGAGGCGATGACAGCGGTGGGTCAGTCGATGGAGGCGGAGGTGGTGTATCGCGGGGGTCGGATGTGGACGGGGGAGGCAGCCCAGCCGGAGGCGTCGGCCCTGGCGGTGTGGCGCGGGCGGATCATCTGGCTGGGAGCGGAAGCGGAGGCGAAGCGGTGGATCGGACCGAGCACGGAAGTCGTGGAGCTGGAGGGTCGGCGGGTGGTGCCGGGGTTCATCGATGCCCATGTGCATTTTCTGGGCGGGGGGTTGCAGTTGGCGCGGGTCGACCTGCGGGAGGCGCGGGACGAGGCGGAGTTCGGCCGGCGGTTGCAAGAGTTTGACCGCAAGACGCCGCGGGACCGCTGGCTGCTGGGGGGAAACTGGGACCACGAGCGGACCTTCGGGGGGCGCTTGCCGACGGCGGAACTGCTGGACAAGTACGTGAAGGATCGGCCGGTGTTTTTGCGGCGCTATGACGGGCACATGGGGGTGGCGAACCGGGCGGCGCTGCGGGCGGCGGGGATCACCAAAGCCACGGCGGAGGTGGAGGGCGGCGTGATCGACCGGGATGCGCAGGGGGAACCGACGGGCATCCTGCGGGACAATGCGATGGCGTTGGTGGAGCGGGTGATCCCGGAGCCGACGGACGAGGAGATCGCGGAGGCGGTGCGGGCGGCGTTGGCACATGCGGCGGCAGTGGGCGTGACCGGCGTGGACGACATGGACGGCAGCGCCCCGCAGACGCGTCGGCGGCTGCTGCGCGTCCTGCAAAACCTGGAACGCGAAGGGCGCTTGACCTGCCGCATTCACCTGCGCTGGCCCCTGGGGCGCTACCGGGAACTGGCGGAGCTGGGTCTGGCCGGCTGGTTCGGCAGTCCCTGGCTGCGGATCGGCGGGGTGAAAGGGTTTGTCGATGGCTCGCTGGGCAGCAGTACGGCGCGGATGTGGGAACCCTACGAGAACCAGGGGGGCAACCGCGGGGTGTATGTGACGCCGGTGGAGACGCTGCGGGCGTGGATTCGCGGGGCGGATGCCGCCGGCCTGCCGGTGTGCGTCCATGCCATCGGGGACGAAGCCAACTCGGTACTGCTGGACATTTACGAGCAGATTCAGCGGGCGCAGCCGAGCCGGGAACGGCGCTTCCGCATCGAACATGCCCAGCACCTGCGCGAAGCGGACTATGGGCGCTTCCGCCAGTTGGGTGTCATCGCTTCGATGCAACCGTACCATGCGATCGACGATGGCCGCTGGGCGGAAAGCCGCATCGGGGCGCGGCGCTGTGCCCGCTCCTACGCCTTCCGCTCGCTCTTGGAGGCTGGGGCGATCCTGGCCTTCGGTTCGGACTGGCCGGTGGTGCCCCTCTCGCCGCTGTTGGGGATCGACGCCGCTGTCAACCGGCGCACCCTCGACGGCAAACACCCCCAGGGCTGGCACCCGCAGCAACGCATCGGGGTGCGCGACGCCGTCCGGGCTTACACCTGGGGCAGCGCCTACGCCACCGGCACGGAACAGGAGCGCGGCACCCTCGCCGTCGGCAAATGGGCCGACTTCGTCGTCCTCGACCGGGACATCTTCGACCCCCAGCAGCAGGACCGGATCGCCCACACCCAGGTGCTCCGCACCGTCGTCGCCGGTAAGACGGTTTACGTCAAGCGCTAA
- a CDS encoding DUF5131 family protein — MATKSSIEWTEMTWNPVTGCTKVSEGCRHCYAERLAQRLQAMGNPRYARGFAVTLHEELLDLPRRWHRGRRIFVNSMSDLFHEQVPEEFIRRVFDTMAACPQHIFQVLTKRSQRLRELAPRLPWPKHVWMGVSVEDERVLGRIADLRQVPAAVRFLSCEPLLGPLDHLPLDGIAWVIVGGESGPGARPMLPEWVESILTQCRRAGVAFFFKQWGGVRKDLTGRLLHGRTYDELPPIAASRGTERPDA; from the coding sequence ATGGCGACGAAATCGAGCATCGAATGGACCGAGATGACCTGGAACCCCGTGACCGGCTGCACCAAGGTGAGCGAGGGGTGCCGCCACTGCTACGCCGAGCGCCTGGCCCAGCGCCTGCAAGCGATGGGTAATCCCCGCTACGCCCGGGGCTTTGCGGTGACACTTCACGAGGAGCTGCTCGACCTGCCGCGCCGCTGGCACCGAGGCCGCCGCATCTTCGTCAACTCCATGAGCGACCTGTTCCACGAACAGGTGCCGGAGGAGTTCATCCGCCGAGTCTTCGACACCATGGCGGCCTGCCCGCAGCACATCTTCCAGGTGCTGACCAAGCGCAGCCAGAGATTGCGGGAGCTGGCGCCGCGGCTGCCCTGGCCGAAACATGTCTGGATGGGGGTAAGCGTGGAGGATGAGCGCGTGCTGGGCCGCATCGCAGACTTGCGGCAGGTGCCGGCGGCGGTGCGGTTTCTCTCCTGCGAGCCGCTCTTGGGGCCGCTGGATCACCTTCCCCTCGATGGGATCGCCTGGGTCATCGTGGGCGGGGAGTCAGGGCCGGGAGCACGGCCGATGCTGCCGGAGTGGGTGGAGTCGATCCTGACCCAGTGCCGCCGAGCGGGCGTGGCGTTTTTCTTCAAGCAGTGGGGCGGCGTGCGCAAGGACTTGACCGGACGCCTCCTCCACGGCCGCACCTACGACGAACTGCCGCCCATCGCGGCAAGCCGGGGGACGGAACGCCCGGACGCCTAG
- a CDS encoding DUF1828 domain-containing protein produces MSEELMPTTFCGQRHSSGGAKLAAGPLLMMAPSFCEDLRQGLGALFVCSPQGRYLRIRTPYLYPDGDVIDLFCHQEAVGPLPGEELTITDLGETIRWLRLQTLSPKRSAKQRALIEDICLTHGVEFYKGMLQARCRPGESVAAVVLRVAQAAIRVADLWLAFRTRSVESVKDEVADWLTKHQFPFEREKKLAGRSGRTWVVDFHVRVPARSSLVYVLSTGSRAAARSIAEHVLAAWYDLNHLTVGPEALQCVSLFDDTLDVWNPEDFRLVESLSTVVKWSDPAEFQKALLAA; encoded by the coding sequence ATGAGCGAAGAGCTAATGCCAACGACATTCTGCGGGCAACGGCACTCTTCAGGCGGGGCCAAGCTGGCAGCCGGACCTCTTCTCATGATGGCTCCGTCCTTTTGCGAAGACTTGCGTCAAGGCTTGGGAGCGCTCTTTGTTTGCTCTCCCCAAGGGCGATATCTGAGAATCCGCACGCCTTATCTGTACCCGGACGGCGATGTCATCGATCTGTTCTGCCACCAGGAAGCAGTGGGACCACTCCCAGGGGAAGAGCTGACGATTACCGACCTCGGCGAGACGATACGCTGGCTCCGCCTGCAAACCCTCTCTCCGAAACGATCCGCTAAGCAGCGAGCGCTCATCGAAGACATCTGCCTGACCCACGGGGTGGAGTTCTACAAGGGGATGCTGCAAGCGCGGTGTCGGCCCGGTGAGTCTGTGGCAGCGGTGGTCCTCCGCGTGGCCCAGGCCGCTATACGTGTCGCGGACCTGTGGTTGGCCTTCCGCACCCGCTCGGTGGAATCCGTCAAGGACGAGGTAGCCGATTGGCTGACGAAGCACCAGTTCCCATTCGAGCGGGAGAAGAAACTCGCGGGCCGTTCTGGGCGGACTTGGGTCGTGGACTTCCATGTGCGCGTTCCTGCTCGCAGTTCCCTGGTGTACGTCCTGAGCACAGGAAGCCGAGCCGCGGCACGGTCCATCGCGGAGCACGTCCTAGCTGCCTGGTATGACTTAAACCATCTGACCGTCGGACCGGAAGCCCTGCAATGCGTTTCGTTGTTCGACGACACGCTCGATGTGTGGAATCCCGAAGATTTCCGCCTGGTGGAGAGCCTCTCCACCGTCGTGAAGTGGTCCGATCCGGCAGAGTTTCAGAAGGCTTTGCTCGCCGCCTAG
- a CDS encoding HD domain-containing protein produces MSKPFHEIRDPIHVFVRLDSDERKVLDSRPFQRLRHIHQLAMTYLLYPAATHKRFEHSLGVMELAGRVFDVVTNPAHITDAIRQELPELSQPDKLNYWLRVLRMAALCHDMGHLPFSHAAEKELLPEGWNHERLTREIILSEEMRQIWNAVTPPLRAEDIVKLALGPKEADDMTFSPWEAVLSEIIVGDAFGVDRMDYLLRDSHHIGVAYGKFDHFRLIDTLRILPTDSGPALGVERGGLHSAEALLLARYFMYTQVYFHPIRRIYDILLKDFLAEWLPGGKFDTDLEKHLSLTDDEVLSAIHEASRDSKKPGHAAARRIVRHEHFKMLYERHPDDVKVNPDAGAAVAAAAQEKFGPDNVRRDAYTQKRPATLFPVLHRDGQILDAGKLSEVLEHLPVVTVDFVYIRPDLRNEAKQWLRQNRGVIIGELAKEE; encoded by the coding sequence ATGAGCAAACCATTTCATGAAATCCGGGATCCGATTCACGTCTTTGTGCGTCTCGATTCCGATGAGAGAAAAGTGCTCGATTCCCGCCCGTTTCAGCGTCTGCGGCATATTCACCAATTGGCAATGACTTACTTGCTCTACCCGGCGGCGACCCACAAACGGTTCGAGCATTCCCTAGGTGTCATGGAATTGGCAGGCCGAGTGTTTGATGTCGTGACCAATCCCGCACACATTACCGACGCCATTCGACAAGAATTGCCGGAATTGTCGCAACCGGACAAGCTGAACTACTGGCTGCGTGTTCTGCGGATGGCTGCGCTCTGTCATGACATGGGACATTTGCCCTTTTCCCATGCTGCCGAGAAAGAGCTCCTTCCAGAGGGGTGGAATCACGAGCGCTTGACACGCGAAATCATCCTCTCGGAGGAGATGAGGCAAATCTGGAACGCGGTGACGCCACCTTTACGGGCCGAGGACATCGTCAAGTTAGCTCTGGGACCGAAGGAAGCCGACGACATGACTTTCTCCCCCTGGGAAGCAGTCCTTTCGGAAATCATTGTGGGGGATGCGTTTGGTGTGGACCGAATGGACTACCTGCTGCGCGATTCCCACCATATCGGAGTTGCCTACGGCAAGTTTGACCATTTCCGATTGATCGATACGTTGCGCATCCTACCGACGGACTCCGGACCGGCGTTGGGTGTGGAACGGGGCGGTCTCCACTCCGCCGAGGCGCTGCTCCTAGCACGCTACTTTATGTACACGCAGGTTTATTTTCATCCGATCCGCCGAATTTACGACATTTTGCTCAAGGACTTTCTCGCGGAATGGTTGCCCGGCGGCAAATTCGATACAGACCTCGAAAAACACCTGAGCCTAACAGATGACGAGGTGCTATCAGCAATCCATGAGGCGAGCCGGGATTCGAAAAAGCCAGGCCATGCGGCGGCCCGAAGAATCGTCCGCCACGAGCACTTCAAGATGCTTTACGAACGACACCCGGACGATGTGAAGGTGAATCCCGACGCTGGTGCCGCAGTGGCCGCTGCTGCTCAAGAGAAGTTCGGCCCGGACAATGTCCGCCGCGACGCCTACACGCAGAAACGGCCCGCCACGCTTTTTCCGGTTCTTCACCGGGATGGGCAAATCCTTGATGCTGGCAAACTTTCCGAGGTCTTGGAGCACTTGCCGGTTGTCACTGTCGATTTCGTTTACATTCGCCCTGATTTGCGAAACGAGGCTAAGCAGTGGTTACGACAAAATCGCGGTGTCATCATCGGGGAACTCGCTAAAGAGGAGTGA